From the genome of Bradyrhizobium sp. SZCCHNS1050, one region includes:
- a CDS encoding acyl-CoA carboxylase subunit beta: MSWQPELEELARREAFAREMGGPDKVKRQHDQGRLTVRERIDGVVDPGSFHEIGAVAGLGEYDEQGELKHVTPANCVFGRARVDGRTVVVVGDDFTVRGGSADASIAAKPLMAEEMAHDFRLPIIRIIEGSGGGGSVKTIETKGAANLPGGIGGNRWYRYTTENMSLVPVVALGLGSVAGLGAARLAASHYSVMTKQSAMFVAGPPVVKRLGQDLGKMELGGADIQTKAGGVDHAVDTEAEAFACARRFLSYLPSSVYELPPTLPCTDDPQRVDEQLISAVPRDRRRVYKMRPIIESVVDNGSFFEVAQNYGRPIIIGLARLEGRAVMVLASDPYHFGGSWTADACQKVIRWVDFAETFHLPIVYLMDCPGFMVGLEAEKAATIRHGVRAMAAVNQSTVPWCTVIVRNNFGVAGVVHQPADRFSIRYAWPSAHWGSLPLEGGIEAAYRAEIDAAQDPKAKLKEIEERLTKLRSPFRSAEKFWVEEIIDPRKTRALLCEFARLAEPLRTPGPPTAMTTRP; encoded by the coding sequence ATGAGTTGGCAGCCGGAGCTCGAGGAACTGGCCCGGCGCGAGGCCTTCGCGCGGGAGATGGGCGGGCCTGACAAGGTCAAGCGTCAGCACGACCAGGGCCGTCTCACCGTTCGCGAGCGCATCGACGGCGTCGTCGATCCCGGCAGCTTTCACGAGATCGGCGCGGTCGCCGGCCTCGGCGAGTATGACGAGCAGGGCGAGCTCAAGCACGTCACGCCCGCCAATTGCGTGTTCGGGCGTGCCCGCGTCGACGGCCGCACCGTGGTCGTGGTCGGCGACGATTTCACCGTGCGTGGCGGCTCGGCCGATGCCTCAATCGCCGCCAAGCCGTTGATGGCGGAGGAGATGGCGCACGACTTCCGTCTGCCCATCATCCGTATCATCGAGGGCTCCGGCGGCGGCGGTTCGGTCAAGACGATCGAGACCAAAGGCGCGGCCAATCTGCCCGGCGGCATCGGCGGCAATCGCTGGTACCGCTACACGACCGAGAACATGTCGCTGGTCCCGGTGGTCGCGCTCGGCCTCGGCTCGGTCGCGGGGCTTGGCGCAGCGCGGCTCGCGGCGAGCCACTACTCGGTGATGACCAAGCAGTCGGCGATGTTCGTCGCCGGGCCGCCGGTCGTGAAGCGGCTGGGCCAGGACCTCGGCAAGATGGAGCTCGGCGGCGCCGACATCCAGACCAAGGCCGGCGGCGTCGACCACGCGGTCGACACCGAGGCGGAAGCGTTCGCCTGCGCGCGGCGCTTCCTGTCCTATCTGCCGTCGTCGGTCTACGAGCTGCCGCCGACCTTGCCTTGCACCGACGATCCGCAGCGCGTCGACGAGCAGCTCATCAGCGCGGTGCCGCGGGATCGCCGGCGCGTCTACAAGATGCGGCCGATCATCGAGTCCGTCGTCGACAACGGCTCGTTCTTCGAGGTGGCGCAGAACTATGGCCGTCCGATCATCATCGGCCTCGCGCGTCTCGAAGGCCGCGCAGTGATGGTGCTGGCGAGCGATCCCTATCACTTCGGTGGCTCGTGGACGGCGGATGCATGCCAGAAGGTGATCCGCTGGGTCGACTTCGCCGAGACCTTTCATCTGCCGATCGTCTACCTGATGGACTGTCCCGGCTTCATGGTCGGCCTCGAGGCGGAGAAGGCCGCGACCATCCGCCACGGCGTGCGCGCAATGGCGGCGGTCAACCAGTCGACGGTGCCGTGGTGCACGGTGATCGTGCGCAATAATTTCGGCGTCGCTGGCGTCGTGCATCAGCCGGCCGATCGATTCTCCATCCGCTATGCCTGGCCGTCGGCCCATTGGGGCTCGCTGCCGCTCGAGGGCGGCATCGAGGCGGCGTATCGCGCCGAGATCGATGCCGCGCAGGATCCGAAGGCCAAGCTCAAGGAGATCGAGGAGCGGCTGACCAAGCTGCGCTCGCCGTTCCGCTCGGCCGAGAAGTTCTGGGTCGAGGAGATCATCGATCCCCGCAAGACGCGCGCGCTGCTGTGCGAGTTCGCCCGCCTCGCCGAGCCGCTGCGCACGCCCGGGCCGCCCACGGCGATGACGACGCGGCCGTGA
- a CDS encoding IclR family transcriptional regulator, which yields MGRRSERLSRGSMLPGDLAGEGEVIQVVSRAFDVLRCFEGHEARLGNLEISNRCGLPRSTVSRLTHTLTRMGQLVYLPRDQKYRIGPSAVAMSTSMTRGLQLRNLIRQRLQDVAEQLPGTVGFVIPDRFHLVYLEFGRAANALGLHETTGSRISMASTAAGHAYVAALEPEVGDALLAEMEREMPDAAKLLRPRLEHNRQFLKEHGYVVACGLWSPHINGVALPLWSPQYQTYVVLTIGLLSAMYDEQRLHDEVAQPMRELGRSIAALLQGAEADVFNNRMDRKPLQVNAKTNHKNKTITGAGGTNELAAGARGTGPARGLRAGDGRA from the coding sequence ATGGGACGACGGTCTGAGCGATTGAGCAGGGGCAGCATGCTGCCCGGAGATCTCGCCGGCGAGGGCGAGGTCATTCAGGTGGTGTCGCGGGCGTTCGACGTGCTTCGCTGTTTCGAGGGGCACGAGGCGCGGCTCGGCAATCTCGAAATCTCCAACCGCTGCGGCCTGCCGCGGTCGACGGTGTCGCGGCTGACGCACACGCTGACGCGCATGGGCCAGCTGGTCTACCTGCCGCGCGATCAGAAATACCGCATCGGCCCGAGTGCCGTGGCGATGAGCACGTCGATGACCAGAGGCTTGCAGCTGCGCAATCTGATCCGGCAGCGGCTGCAGGACGTCGCGGAGCAGTTGCCCGGCACCGTCGGCTTCGTGATTCCCGATCGCTTCCACCTCGTCTATCTGGAGTTCGGCCGCGCCGCGAATGCGCTCGGCCTGCATGAGACCACGGGCAGCCGCATCTCGATGGCCTCGACCGCGGCCGGTCATGCCTATGTCGCCGCGCTCGAGCCGGAGGTCGGCGACGCCTTGCTGGCCGAGATGGAGCGCGAGATGCCTGACGCGGCCAAGCTGCTGCGGCCGCGCCTCGAGCACAACAGGCAGTTTCTCAAGGAGCACGGCTACGTGGTGGCCTGCGGCTTGTGGAGCCCGCACATCAATGGCGTCGCGCTGCCGCTGTGGTCGCCGCAATACCAGACCTATGTCGTGCTCACGATCGGGCTGTTGTCTGCGATGTACGACGAGCAGCGGCTGCATGACGAGGTCGCCCAGCCGATGCGCGAGCTCGGCCGCAGCATCGCGGCGCTGCTGCAGGGCGCGGAAGCCGACGTCTTCAACAACCGGATGGACAGAAAACCGCTCCAGGTGAACGCGAAGACTAACCACAAGAACAAGACCATCACCGGGGCAGGGGGAACGAATGAGTTGGCAGCCGGAGCTCGAGGAACTGGCCCGGCGCGAGGCCTTCGCGCGGGAGATGGGCGGGCCTGA